A single region of the Hyphomicrobiales bacterium genome encodes:
- the tarD gene encoding D(-)-tartrate dehydratase, whose translation MLLSASATRRDDWEFFMRIVDVREMTASIASPIANAYIDFSKMTCSVVAVVTDVVRNGKPVIGYGFNSNGRYGAGGLLRERFLPRLKEAPPEALITDAGDNLDPFKIWSTLMTNEKPGGHGERSVAVGTIDMAVWDAVAKIEDRPLYRVLAERYRGGVADDRVWVYAAGGYYYPGKDLGALQDEMRSYVDRGYHVVKMKIGAAPLDEDLARIDAVLEVVGEGARLCVDANGRFDTETALAYGKALKPYGLFWYEEAGDPLDYAIQAELAEHYDGSLATGENLFSHQDARNLIRYGGMRPDRDFLQFDCALSYGLVEYLRTLDVLAEHGWSSRRVVPHGGHQMSLNIAAGLHLGGNESYPDVFRPFCGFADGIRVENGYVALPDAPGIGFETKAELFAVMSELAD comes from the coding sequence ATGCTACTCTCGGCCTCGGCCACCCGCCGGGACGACTGGGAGTTCTTCATGCGTATTGTCGACGTCCGTGAAATGACCGCGTCGATCGCTTCGCCGATCGCCAACGCTTATATCGACTTCTCGAAAATGACTTGCTCGGTCGTGGCTGTTGTTACGGATGTGGTGCGCAACGGTAAACCCGTCATCGGCTATGGGTTCAACTCCAACGGCCGCTACGGCGCCGGCGGCCTCCTGCGCGAGCGCTTCCTGCCGCGCCTCAAGGAAGCGCCCCCGGAAGCCCTCATCACCGATGCCGGCGACAATCTCGATCCCTTCAAGATCTGGTCGACCCTGATGACCAACGAGAAGCCGGGCGGCCATGGCGAACGCTCGGTTGCCGTCGGGACCATCGACATGGCTGTCTGGGATGCCGTCGCCAAGATCGAGGACCGCCCCCTCTACCGCGTGCTCGCCGAGCGCTATCGCGGTGGCGTGGCCGACGACAGGGTCTGGGTCTATGCCGCCGGCGGCTACTACTATCCCGGCAAGGACCTCGGCGCTCTTCAGGATGAAATGCGAAGCTATGTCGATCGCGGCTATCACGTGGTCAAGATGAAGATCGGCGCCGCCCCGCTTGACGAAGATCTCGCCCGCATCGACGCGGTGCTGGAGGTCGTCGGTGAAGGCGCCCGGCTCTGTGTTGACGCCAACGGCCGCTTCGACACCGAGACTGCCCTCGCCTATGGCAAGGCCCTGAAACCTTACGGCCTATTCTGGTACGAGGAGGCGGGCGATCCGCTCGACTACGCCATTCAGGCCGAGCTCGCCGAGCATTATGACGGATCGCTCGCTACCGGAGAGAACCTGTTCTCGCACCAGGATGCGCGCAACCTCATCCGCTATGGCGGCATGCGGCCGGACCGTGACTTCCTGCAGTTCGACTGCGCGCTCAGCTATGGACTCGTCGAGTATCTCAGGACGCTCGACGTTCTGGCGGAACACGGCTGGTCAAGCCGGCGCGTGGTGCCGCACGGTGGCCACCAGATGTCGCTGAACATCGCGGCCGGGCTCCATCTCGGTGGCAATGAGTCCTATCCGGACGTGTTCCGGCCGTTCTGCGGCTTCGCCGACGGCATTCGCGTTGAGAACGGCTATGTCGCCCTCCCCGACGCCCCCGGCATCGGCTTCGAAACAAAGGCTGAACTTTTCGCGGTCATGAGCGAACTCGCCGACTGA